In Luteimonas viscosa, the following proteins share a genomic window:
- a CDS encoding DNA-binding domain-containing protein produces the protein MADAPTTLRAQQVALSRHLRDPATAPPPADIEERRLAIYRELLYNNLQGLLAGNFPVIRRILDDAAWHALVRGFFASHRSHTPLFTEIGREFVRWLETRDGDPPVAPWLPELAHYEWVELALQISDAEPRGDLQTDVDPASDPVQALLDGVPLVSPLAWALAYRWPVHRIGPGFVPEVPPEVPTLLLVRRDASGEVRFAQLSPLAFRLLELLADGARTGRECLQMLASEAGSDTDSLLGEGGAMLARMRDEGTLLGIRRP, from the coding sequence ATGGCTGACGCGCCCACCACGCTCCGCGCGCAACAGGTCGCGCTGTCGCGGCACCTGCGCGATCCGGCTACCGCGCCGCCCCCGGCCGACATCGAGGAACGGCGCCTGGCGATCTATCGCGAGCTGCTCTACAACAACCTGCAGGGATTGCTCGCCGGCAATTTCCCGGTGATCCGCAGGATCCTCGACGATGCCGCCTGGCACGCGCTTGTCCGCGGGTTCTTCGCGTCGCACCGCAGCCATACCCCGCTGTTCACCGAAATCGGGCGCGAGTTCGTGCGCTGGCTGGAGACCCGCGACGGGGATCCCCCGGTCGCGCCCTGGCTGCCGGAGCTGGCGCACTACGAGTGGGTCGAACTGGCGCTGCAGATCTCGGACGCGGAACCGCGCGGCGACCTGCAGACCGACGTCGATCCGGCGTCCGATCCGGTGCAGGCGCTGCTCGACGGCGTCCCGCTGGTCTCGCCGCTCGCGTGGGCGCTCGCCTATCGCTGGCCGGTGCACCGGATCGGCCCCGGCTTCGTGCCCGAAGTGCCGCCGGAAGTGCCGACCTTGCTGCTGGTCCGCCGCGACGCCTCGGGCGAAGTGCGCTTCGCGCAGTTGTCGCCGCTGGCCTTCCGGTTGCTGGAGCTGCTGGCCGATGGCGCGCGCACGGGGCGCGAATGCCTGCAGATGCTGGCGAGCGAGGCCGGCAGCGACACCGATTCCCTGCTCGGCGAAGGCGGCGCCATGCTTGCGCGCATGCGGGACGAAGGCACACTGCTGGGGATCCGCAGGCCCTGA
- the rnt gene encoding ribonuclease T, with amino-acid sequence MDQPAPQPSAPSLLTKRFRGYLPVVVDVETGGFDWNRHALLEIAVVPVDVDEAGALVLGTSANAHVVPAPGTEIDPQSLEITGIDLDHPFRFAKSERESLDHVFATVRAAVKKHGCQRAILVGHNAHFDLNFLNAAVARCGHKRNPFHPFSVFDTVTLAGVAYGQTVLARAVQAAGFPWSSEDAHSALYDAEQTAKLFCTIVNAWPQPQGASPPA; translated from the coding sequence ATGGATCAACCCGCACCGCAGCCTTCCGCACCGAGCCTGCTCACCAAGCGCTTCCGCGGCTACCTTCCGGTGGTCGTGGACGTCGAGACCGGTGGCTTCGACTGGAACCGGCATGCGCTGCTCGAGATCGCGGTCGTGCCGGTCGATGTCGACGAGGCCGGCGCCCTGGTGCTCGGCACCTCGGCCAATGCGCATGTCGTACCCGCACCCGGCACCGAGATCGACCCGCAATCGCTGGAGATCACCGGCATCGACCTCGACCATCCCTTCCGTTTCGCCAAGTCCGAGCGGGAGTCGCTCGACCACGTCTTCGCCACGGTCCGCGCGGCGGTGAAGAAGCACGGCTGCCAGCGCGCGATCCTGGTCGGACACAACGCCCACTTCGACCTGAATTTCCTCAACGCCGCCGTGGCGCGCTGCGGCCACAAGCGCAATCCGTTCCATCCCTTCAGCGTATTCGACACGGTCACCCTGGCCGGAGTGGCCTACGGGCAGACCGTGCTCGCGCGCGCCGTGCAGGCCGCCGGATTCCCTTGGAGCAGCGAAGACGCGCATTCGGCGCTGTACGACGCCGAGCAGACCGCGAAGCTGTTCTGCACCATCGTCAACGCCTGGCCGCAGCCGCAGGGTGCCTCGCCCCCGGCGTAA
- a CDS encoding CBU_0592 family membrane protein yields the protein MFSSLQWQDWLGVAGACLMLLALFLHSFGAHARGGRWRAVLGMLGAAALLPSAWLAFRAPLFFLLVGWILVCGYRLLRPPQAGDDAG from the coding sequence ATGTTCTCTTCGTTGCAATGGCAGGACTGGCTGGGTGTCGCGGGCGCGTGCCTGATGCTGCTCGCGCTGTTCCTGCATTCGTTCGGAGCGCACGCGCGCGGCGGTCGCTGGCGCGCCGTGCTGGGAATGCTCGGTGCCGCAGCGCTGCTGCCGTCCGCATGGCTTGCATTTCGCGCGCCCTTGTTCTTCCTGCTGGTGGGCTGGATCCTGGTCTGCGGCTACCGGCTGTTGCGTCCGCCTCAGGCGGGAGATGACGCCGGCTGA
- the rlmB gene encoding 23S rRNA (guanosine(2251)-2'-O)-methyltransferase RlmB, producing the protein MSKQNQWIVGINAVASAVEHDAEHVREVLVEAGAKNPRLGEIEQAARRRDIDVRRVAQQALDGVSGGTRHQGVAARYAAAKTWDEHDLPELVEQAQGRALLLVLDGVQDPHNLGACLRSAAAAGATAVVIPKDKAVQVNATVRKTSAGAADSIAVVRVTNLSRTLSELQKLGVWIYGLVGGSGASLYALDLKGNVALVLGGEADGLRRLTREHCDQLVSIPMPGVETSPGVESLNVSVAAGVTLFEAVRQRAG; encoded by the coding sequence ATGAGCAAGCAGAACCAGTGGATCGTCGGCATCAACGCGGTCGCTTCGGCGGTCGAGCACGATGCCGAGCATGTGCGAGAGGTGCTGGTGGAGGCCGGCGCGAAGAATCCGAGGCTGGGCGAGATCGAGCAGGCGGCACGCCGGCGCGACATCGACGTGCGTCGCGTCGCGCAGCAGGCGCTCGATGGCGTGTCCGGCGGCACCCGCCACCAGGGCGTGGCCGCGCGCTACGCCGCCGCGAAGACGTGGGACGAGCACGATCTGCCCGAGCTTGTCGAGCAGGCGCAGGGCAGGGCGCTGCTGCTGGTGCTCGACGGCGTGCAGGATCCGCACAATCTCGGCGCCTGCCTGCGCAGCGCGGCCGCCGCCGGGGCCACCGCGGTGGTGATCCCGAAGGACAAGGCGGTGCAGGTCAACGCCACCGTGCGCAAGACCTCGGCCGGCGCCGCCGACAGCATCGCCGTGGTGCGCGTGACCAACCTCTCGCGCACTCTCTCGGAGCTGCAGAAGCTCGGAGTGTGGATCTACGGCCTGGTGGGCGGTTCCGGCGCGTCGCTGTACGCGCTCGACCTGAAGGGCAATGTCGCGCTGGTGCTCGGCGGCGAGGCGGACGGCCTGCGCCGGCTCACGCGCGAACACTGCGACCAGCTGGTGTCGATCCCGATGCCCGGTGTGGAAACTTCGCCCGGCGTGGAGAGTCTCAACGTCTCGGTGGCGGCTGGCGTCACGCTGTTCGAGGCGGTGCGCCAGCGCGCGGGTTGA
- the rnr gene encoding ribonuclease R translates to MPATPANRPAARAASGGQASSPGGFEDPHARREAERYERPIASREAILQLIADADGPLTAQMLAERLDLADPDRADALGKRLGAMVRDGQLLQNRRGGYVPAAQLDLISGTVIANPDGFGFLRPDSGVGDDLFLPPSEMRKVMHGDRAMASVTGLDRRGRREGAIVEVLERRLNRLIGRFTVDSGISYVVPDDRRIQRNVQVPTDARLGAVHGQLVVCEITTPADDRRPPIGKVLAVLGDALTPSLVVEAAIHGHELPHEFPPEVLAEASAVPLQVDAATAAGRVDLRALPLVTIDGEDAKDFDDAVYCEPNRNGFRLIVAIADVSSYVRPGAPLDDEAQLRATSVYFPGFVVPMLPETLSNGICSLNPKVDRLCFACDMQVDRDGEVVESKFYEAVMNSHARLTYTQVWKSVGEGDAEAQAQVGALMPQVERLHQLYRVLAKARASRGAIEFESSEVRFVLDNRGEVTQAGMLVRNDAHKLIEECMIAANVEAAKFLLAAQIPAPYRIHDKPPESKYADLLEFLKEFALRMPPWARLQPKDFAALLKKVRDRPDATLLESVILRSQSQAVYSPANIGHFGLALQAYAHFTSPIRRYPDLLVHRAIKHALARRRLEDFHTPREMATLALQCSERERRADEAEREVDERYRAAWMEQHVGGEFDGTISGVTSFGLFVELDQSKVNGLVHVTQLPNDFYHFDPVRKTLTGERTAREFRLGDRVRIVVLKASLEERKIDFRLAGERNTNPQQPRGQPAKRRKQKY, encoded by the coding sequence ATGCCCGCCACGCCCGCGAACAGGCCGGCAGCTCGTGCTGCGTCCGGCGGCCAGGCGTCGTCGCCCGGGGGATTCGAGGATCCGCATGCGCGCCGCGAGGCGGAGCGTTACGAGCGGCCGATCGCCAGCCGCGAAGCCATCCTGCAACTGATCGCGGACGCCGACGGTCCGCTGACCGCGCAGATGCTGGCCGAGCGCCTCGACCTGGCGGACCCCGATCGCGCCGACGCCCTCGGCAAACGCCTCGGCGCGATGGTGCGCGACGGCCAGTTGCTGCAGAACCGTCGCGGCGGCTACGTCCCGGCCGCGCAGCTCGACCTGATTTCGGGAACGGTCATCGCCAACCCCGACGGTTTCGGCTTCCTGCGCCCGGACAGCGGCGTCGGCGACGACCTGTTCCTGCCGCCGTCGGAAATGCGCAAGGTGATGCATGGCGACCGGGCGATGGCCAGCGTCACCGGGCTCGACCGGCGCGGGCGCCGCGAAGGCGCGATCGTCGAGGTGCTCGAACGCCGGCTCAACCGCCTGATCGGCCGGTTCACCGTCGATTCGGGGATCAGCTACGTGGTGCCCGACGACCGCCGCATCCAGCGCAACGTGCAGGTCCCGACCGATGCGCGGCTGGGGGCGGTCCACGGGCAACTGGTGGTCTGCGAGATCACCACGCCGGCCGACGACCGGCGGCCGCCGATCGGCAAGGTGCTCGCGGTGCTGGGCGATGCGCTGACGCCGTCGCTGGTGGTCGAGGCCGCGATCCACGGCCACGAACTGCCGCACGAGTTCCCGCCGGAAGTGCTGGCCGAGGCCTCGGCCGTGCCGCTGCAGGTCGACGCCGCGACCGCCGCCGGACGCGTCGACCTGCGTGCGCTGCCGCTGGTCACGATCGACGGCGAGGACGCCAAGGATTTCGACGACGCGGTGTACTGCGAGCCGAACCGCAACGGCTTCCGCCTGATCGTGGCGATCGCCGACGTGTCCAGCTACGTCCGCCCCGGCGCACCGCTCGACGACGAGGCGCAACTGCGCGCGACCAGCGTGTACTTCCCCGGCTTCGTCGTGCCGATGCTGCCCGAGACCCTGTCCAACGGCATCTGCTCGCTGAACCCGAAGGTCGACCGCCTGTGCTTCGCCTGCGACATGCAGGTCGACCGCGACGGCGAGGTGGTCGAATCGAAGTTCTACGAAGCGGTGATGAACTCGCACGCGCGCCTGACCTACACCCAGGTCTGGAAGTCGGTTGGCGAGGGCGATGCCGAGGCCCAGGCGCAAGTGGGCGCGCTGATGCCGCAGGTCGAGCGCCTGCACCAGCTCTACCGGGTGCTGGCGAAGGCGCGCGCCAGTCGCGGCGCGATCGAGTTCGAATCCTCCGAAGTACGGTTCGTGCTCGACAACCGCGGCGAGGTCACCCAGGCCGGCATGCTGGTCCGCAACGACGCGCACAAGCTGATCGAGGAATGCATGATCGCGGCCAACGTCGAGGCGGCGAAGTTCCTGCTCGCCGCGCAGATCCCTGCGCCGTACCGCATCCACGACAAGCCGCCGGAATCGAAGTACGCCGACCTGCTCGAGTTCCTCAAGGAGTTCGCGCTGCGGATGCCGCCGTGGGCGCGGCTGCAGCCGAAGGATTTCGCCGCGCTGCTGAAGAAGGTGCGCGACCGCCCCGATGCCACCCTGCTCGAATCGGTGATCCTGCGCAGCCAGAGCCAGGCGGTGTACTCGCCCGCGAACATCGGCCACTTCGGCCTGGCGCTGCAGGCCTATGCGCATTTCACCTCGCCGATCCGCCGCTATCCCGATCTGCTCGTGCATCGCGCGATCAAGCATGCGCTGGCGCGGCGCAGGCTGGAGGACTTCCACACGCCGCGCGAGATGGCGACGCTGGCGCTGCAGTGCTCCGAGCGCGAACGCCGCGCGGACGAGGCAGAGCGCGAGGTCGACGAACGTTACCGCGCCGCCTGGATGGAACAGCACGTGGGCGGCGAGTTCGACGGCACGATCAGCGGCGTCACCAGCTTCGGCCTGTTCGTGGAACTGGACCAGTCCAAGGTCAACGGCCTGGTGCACGTGACCCAGTTGCCGAACGATTTCTACCATTTCGACCCGGTGCGCAAGACACTGACCGGCGAGCGGACGGCGCGCGAGTTCCGTCTCGGCGACCGCGTGCGCATCGTGGTGCTCAAGGCCAGCCTGGAGGAACGCAAGATCGACTTCCGCCTGGCCGGGGAGCGCAACACGAATCCGCAGCAGCCGCGCGGACAGCCGGCGAAGCGCAGGAAGCAGAAGTATTGA
- a CDS encoding GIY-YIG nuclease family protein, with protein MHPVLPEAQGARRPMPACHLYVLPLVHEDIAKVGISVDPLTRVRAFAARYYECFDLGRSIVIGFDRVVDARRRETQLHRQLRPWNAPPPLVDALRAGGVTEWYRGCASILQAEAERDAGRGHPVWMPALDWWKQRLLDERPLLYEWAEQCLRDVAEDDPPAPAMWSRIVDVLDAWPALGLGVEEALPPHVARRYRRHRAAWHPGLGG; from the coding sequence ATGCATCCTGTTCTGCCCGAGGCGCAAGGCGCGAGGCGTCCGATGCCGGCCTGCCATCTCTACGTGCTTCCGCTGGTCCACGAGGACATCGCCAAGGTCGGCATCTCGGTCGATCCGCTGACACGCGTGCGCGCTTTCGCCGCGCGCTACTACGAGTGCTTCGACCTGGGGCGCAGCATCGTCATCGGTTTCGACCGGGTGGTCGACGCGCGTCGGCGCGAGACCCAGCTGCATCGGCAACTGCGGCCATGGAACGCGCCGCCGCCGCTGGTGGACGCATTGCGGGCAGGTGGCGTCACGGAATGGTATCGGGGTTGCGCGTCGATCCTGCAGGCGGAGGCCGAACGCGATGCCGGACGCGGCCACCCCGTCTGGATGCCTGCCCTGGACTGGTGGAAGCAGCGGCTGCTGGACGAGCGGCCGCTGCTGTACGAATGGGCCGAGCAATGCCTGCGCGACGTGGCGGAAGACGATCCGCCTGCACCCGCGATGTGGTCGCGGATCGTGGACGTGCTGGATGCCTGGCCGGCACTCGGGCTGGGCGTCGAAGAGGCCTTGCCGCCGCACGTGGCGCGGCGCTACCGCCGTCACCGGGCGGCCTGGCATCCGGGCCTGGGGGGCTGA
- a CDS encoding aldose epimerase → MPPGPLLTLAAGDLSVDIAPRAGGRIAQIRCDGIEQLVGHGEHGATTAIGWGCYPMVPWCGRIRHGQFAFQGRRHLLPANLGGHAIHGVGFLMPWEVAEHSARHASLELAMPTDGRWPFGGIARQHIAIEGRELVLALSVTAVGQAMPASIGWHPWFRKPERLEFHPQAMYPRDAEGIAVRPAGEVQPGPWDDCFVNDREVVLHRQGQRLRIASGCRDWVVYDQATHATCVEPQTAPPDAFNLLPELALRPGETLGARCTLRWD, encoded by the coding sequence ATGCCGCCTGGGCCGCTGCTGACGCTCGCGGCCGGCGACCTGTCGGTCGACATCGCGCCGCGGGCCGGTGGCCGCATCGCGCAGATCCGCTGCGATGGCATCGAACAACTCGTCGGCCATGGCGAGCACGGCGCGACCACCGCCATCGGCTGGGGCTGCTACCCGATGGTGCCCTGGTGCGGACGCATCCGGCATGGCCAGTTCGCGTTCCAGGGCCGGCGCCACCTGCTTCCCGCGAACCTGGGAGGGCACGCCATCCATGGCGTCGGCTTCCTCATGCCCTGGGAGGTCGCGGAGCACTCCGCACGCCATGCGTCGCTCGAGCTGGCGATGCCCACCGACGGGCGCTGGCCGTTCGGCGGGATCGCCCGCCAGCACATCGCGATCGAGGGGCGGGAACTGGTGCTGGCGCTGTCGGTGACCGCGGTCGGACAGGCGATGCCGGCCTCGATCGGCTGGCATCCCTGGTTCCGCAAGCCCGAGCGGCTCGAGTTCCATCCGCAGGCCATGTATCCGCGCGATGCCGAGGGGATCGCCGTGCGCCCTGCCGGTGAGGTTCAACCCGGGCCGTGGGACGACTGCTTCGTCAACGATCGCGAGGTGGTGCTGCATCGGCAGGGCCAGCGCCTGCGCATCGCGTCCGGATGCCGCGACTGGGTGGTCTACGACCAGGCCACGCACGCAACCTGCGTCGAACCGCAGACCGCACCGCCGGACGCGTTCAACCTGCTGCCCGAACTGGCCCTGCGTCCGGGCGAAACGCTCGGCGCGCGCTGCACCCTGCGCTGGGACTGA
- a CDS encoding glycoside hydrolase family 43 protein, with protein MADQEYADGALDALADKALSRPLVTHIYTADPSAHVFEGRLYIYPSHDIDAGIEFNDDGAHFAMEDYHVLRMESPEGEAVDCGVALHVKDVPWAQRQMWAPDAAVKDGRYYLYFPAKSTDGLFRIGVAVGDRPEGPFAPEPEPIAGSYSIDPAVFGDDDGAHYMYFGGIWGGQLQKYRDNAYAPGNEEPGDDEPALGPRVARLTADMKQFAEAPREVLIVDEAGKPLAAGDHERRYFEGPWLHKHQGRYYLSYSTGNTHLLCYATADNPYGPFTYQGVILTPVVGWTTHHSIVEFGGRWWLYYHDSILSGGVTHLRSAKVAELHVDPDGRIRTLDPYGG; from the coding sequence ATGGCAGACCAGGAATACGCCGACGGAGCACTCGACGCACTGGCGGACAAGGCGCTCTCGCGCCCGCTCGTCACGCATATCTACACCGCCGACCCGTCGGCGCACGTGTTCGAGGGCAGGCTCTACATCTATCCCTCGCACGACATCGACGCCGGGATCGAGTTCAACGACGATGGCGCGCACTTCGCCATGGAGGACTACCACGTCCTGCGCATGGAGTCGCCGGAGGGCGAGGCGGTGGACTGCGGCGTCGCCCTGCACGTGAAGGACGTGCCCTGGGCGCAGCGCCAGATGTGGGCGCCGGACGCCGCGGTCAAGGACGGCCGCTACTACCTGTATTTCCCTGCGAAGTCCACCGACGGCCTGTTCCGCATCGGCGTGGCGGTCGGCGATCGACCGGAGGGACCTTTCGCGCCGGAGCCGGAGCCGATCGCGGGCAGCTACTCGATCGATCCGGCGGTCTTCGGCGACGACGACGGTGCGCACTACATGTACTTCGGTGGCATCTGGGGCGGGCAGCTGCAGAAGTACCGCGACAATGCGTACGCGCCGGGCAACGAGGAACCCGGCGACGACGAGCCGGCGCTGGGCCCGCGCGTGGCGCGTCTCACGGCGGACATGAAGCAGTTCGCCGAAGCGCCGCGCGAGGTGCTGATCGTGGACGAGGCAGGCAAGCCGCTCGCCGCCGGCGACCACGAGCGCCGCTATTTCGAGGGGCCGTGGCTGCATAAGCACCAGGGTCGCTACTACCTCTCTTACTCGACCGGCAACACCCACCTGCTGTGCTACGCGACGGCGGACAATCCCTACGGACCGTTCACCTACCAGGGCGTGATCCTCACCCCCGTGGTCGGCTGGACGACGCATCATTCGATCGTCGAGTTCGGCGGACGCTGGTGGCTGTACTACCACGACTCGATCCTCTCGGGCGGCGTCACCCACCTGCGTTCGGCGAAGGTCGCCGAACTGCATGTCGATCCCGACGGGCGCATCCGGACGCTGGATCCCTATGGGGGATGA
- a CDS encoding MFS transporter yields the protein MSIAQSTRTERLSVTEKVGYSLGDLAANLIFQTLMTFLAFFYTDIYRIPAGTAATIIFVVGMLGAFVFTPLVAVMADRTNTRWGKFRPWILWTAVPFGVLALLAFSTPDLGPQGKVFYAAATYTLLVLVYAANNLPYSALSGVLTGSMSDRNSLSAYRFVAVMIAQLVVQALLLPLVLILGDGDRVQGFHNTMLLFAVVGTIFLFITFFTTRERVLAPVGQKTNLRQDIADLVGNRPWLVMLFLTILVFINLALKGGTYVYYFEYYLSEPALAGFLEDIGFNGFIAGLNAMLTGMGLTAFHWPEDAPTSTFSLFNASGIICMIVGIGFSKPLADRFGKRDVFGVFLFVSTLFLLAFYFFPPDAIGLVFLSQILHGFFYGITIPLLWAMVADVADYSEWKNNRRATAIIFSAILCGLKVGLAVGGALVAAILARYSYVAGAEIQSQETIDGIRLSMSVYCSLPFLIGVALLFFYRIDKSMESRIESELSERRAAQPT from the coding sequence ATGAGCATTGCCCAGAGCACCCGCACGGAAAGGCTTTCGGTCACCGAGAAGGTCGGCTACAGCCTGGGAGACCTGGCGGCCAACCTCATCTTCCAGACGTTGATGACGTTCCTGGCCTTCTTCTACACCGACATCTATCGCATTCCGGCCGGGACCGCGGCGACGATCATCTTCGTCGTCGGCATGCTCGGCGCGTTCGTGTTCACACCGCTGGTGGCGGTGATGGCGGACCGCACCAACACCCGCTGGGGCAAGTTCCGGCCGTGGATCCTCTGGACCGCGGTGCCTTTCGGCGTGCTTGCGCTGCTGGCCTTCAGCACGCCCGACCTCGGGCCGCAGGGCAAGGTGTTCTACGCGGCCGCGACCTACACGCTGCTGGTGCTGGTTTACGCCGCCAACAACCTGCCGTACTCGGCACTGAGCGGCGTGCTCACCGGCAGCATGTCGGACCGCAACAGCCTGTCGGCCTACCGCTTCGTCGCGGTGATGATCGCGCAGCTCGTGGTGCAGGCGCTGCTGCTGCCGCTGGTGCTGATCCTCGGCGACGGCGACCGCGTGCAGGGCTTCCACAACACCATGCTGCTGTTCGCGGTGGTGGGCACGATCTTCCTGTTCATCACCTTCTTCACCACGCGCGAGCGCGTGCTGGCGCCTGTGGGCCAGAAGACGAACCTGCGCCAGGACATCGCCGACCTAGTGGGCAACCGGCCCTGGCTGGTGATGCTGTTCCTGACCATCCTGGTCTTCATCAACCTGGCATTGAAGGGCGGCACCTACGTCTACTACTTCGAGTACTACCTCAGCGAGCCGGCGCTGGCCGGATTCCTCGAGGACATCGGCTTCAACGGTTTCATCGCCGGGCTCAACGCCATGCTCACCGGGATGGGGCTGACCGCCTTCCACTGGCCCGAGGATGCGCCGACCTCGACCTTCAGCCTGTTCAACGCCAGCGGCATCATCTGCATGATCGTGGGCATCGGCTTCTCGAAGCCTCTGGCCGACCGTTTCGGCAAGCGCGACGTCTTCGGCGTGTTCCTGTTCGTCTCGACCCTGTTCCTGCTCGCCTTCTACTTCTTCCCGCCGGACGCGATCGGGCTGGTGTTCCTGTCGCAGATCCTGCACGGCTTCTTCTACGGCATCACCATCCCGCTGCTGTGGGCGATGGTGGCCGACGTGGCCGACTACTCGGAGTGGAAGAACAACCGCCGCGCCACCGCGATCATCTTTTCCGCCATCCTCTGCGGCCTGAAGGTGGGGCTGGCGGTCGGCGGTGCGCTGGTCGCCGCGATCCTGGCCCGTTACAGCTACGTGGCGGGTGCCGAAATCCAGTCGCAGGAAACCATCGACGGCATCCGCTTGTCGATGAGCGTGTATTGCTCGCTGCCGTTCCTGATCGGCGTGGCGCTGCTGTTCTTCTACAGGATCGACAAGTCGATGGAATCGCGCATCGAGAGCGAGCTCTCCGAGCGCCGAGCCGCCCAACCGACCTGA